The DNA region ACGGTAATTTTCGTAGCTATTATTACTAATCTTTTTAAAAGCACTTTTTTACACTTCTTACTATTATTTCTTTCTATTCATTTTCAGGAATGAATCATATCCCACTTTCACCGCATACACATGTTTGATCGTGTGGTAGGGTATAAAGAGGATTAACCACATGCTTGCATGTATTGTTCGCATAGAGGGAATGATGTTGTGTGGCCGTTCTGTGTGTATATTGATCAGACATGATGACATTGTCTGAACACCATACACCGCTCACCGGGACATTGTTGCCTTCAACCTCATTTCATTATACTCTGGATGACTGACAAGTGGAAGGAATGTGATGTACATGTATCTGCTTTCGAGTCTGCTCCTAACAGGATTGTCTGTGAACATCTTGATGACATACCGGCAGATTAGGAAAATCATTTGGTACCAAAAAAGTATTAGAGGATATCAAGCATAAGTTGCATGCAAAAACATTTTTTCTGTCCAAGATACATGCATAAAAGTTTTCGGAGATGTATATCcaaaataatattatttaaatACCTTAAAATGCATTCAATGGTAGTTTCAAAGATGTATCACCGAATATATCTCAAATTTTTTTGCAGATTTGTTTAATTTATAAAGAATGGGGTGATCTAAGATGCCCCCAAAAATGTATCTCGAAAACACCTGCGGACAATTTAAGGTATGGTAATTTTTCAGTGTCTCAAACATTACTACTTTACTACTGCACAACCATGGCAGAGGTTTTTATGTTACGTGAGATAAACAATAACAAAAAACTACTCTACAGAAATAGATGCCTAGAACATTAAAGCTGGAAATAAATCAGGACAAAACTTTTGAATTAAATTAGAGATCTCTCCATTTCTGAATCCCAACAACAGGAATGGAGCTTCTGAATCGAATCTTGGCTAGAATGCCTCGACCAGTACCACACGGTTGATATATACCCAATATGATACCAAGCACATTGGAAAAAAGTTGGGCATTTCTCATCCATCCTCGTAATCAAGAACAAGAACGGGAATTCTTGTTTGTTTTTTTGTTGACATCTCATCGTGTTGATCTAGCTGATAGAGATAGTTTACCGGTCACATGAACTATCAAAGTAATTTAATACAGATTGCAGAGCAAATTCAGACATAAGACTGTGATCTAAAACAAACACTTATCATACGATATCATGAACACTATCAAGTTTCATTCTGTATTAGATAAGATGTATCAAAAGGGCCTAAGAAATATACATGAAAACGTTCACTCCTGAGCAAGAATAGAAAACAGCTCCTTTgacaaataaaaaaaaatgagaatcataatattataatatataatCCTAGGAACTCTTTTTGTAGCACTCTTCCTCAGATACACCCGACAATTTACAGCCTGCAAGTGAGCAACAAGGGGGGACAAAAACAAAACTTGCTAGGTGTGCAAAGCCATAAATAAGTTCTGTTTACGGGCATGTTCTGGAATAAGCCGGTTGATGACATCGGGTGGAATACCAGAAAGTTCTGCACCAATGAACATGCAAGTCAGGAAGATATTAGTACCTTATTTCCAGTTTATTATCTTTTACATGCAAATATATATGCACAGAAAATAGTTAAAACAATATTAGAATAAGTTTAATAGAAAAAATGATACTTTTCTAACTATTAACTTAACagaaaataaaaacaacaatTTTTTCAAACAAAAGGCGGCTGCTAGTTTTCTTCAAAAGATTCTTCTTATTACTTTAGACTAGAGAGAAAACCGAGCAGAAAATTATACAGTAAGAACAAGTGTAAAAAACAAAGGGAAAACAGAGCAAAAAATTATACAGTAAGAACAAGTGTAAAAAACAAAAGTAATGGTTGTAATTGATGATTAAAAACCTAAAGTAAGAACAAGTTTTTTAAATGTAAAAAACAATATGTGGCGGCCCCTATATGAAAGAATGTAGAATAATTGAATAGTAAATGCAAACACAAAAGTAAGAACAAGTGTAAAAAACTTGTATCGTGCACTCCTATGGCTGAAGATATGATTAAGAAACCCCCATCATAAACTCATCCTTTTTTATGATAAAATAAAAACTCGTCCTCATGGTTATATGTATTATGCATATGCAAAATTTGAACCACACAATCTACTCTATGACCCTGATTCGTGGAGTTGGTGTCCGCATATTATGGGACTAAAGCGATTTTTTGCTCTTCCTTTCCTCAATTTGAAACACAATTTGCTAACATATCATGTCAATGTTGAGACAATTATATTATTGGCTTGCTGCTTTAAATAGAGTTGTTTCAAAGAACTTCAATTTTAGATTGTGCTCATCTCTGAGCTAAGGTAGTACTTGGACTGACCCTGAGGTTTGAAATTAAACAACGGAGGCAGTGGGCGACCATTGGGAAGACGGGTGCTTGGGTCCCTCAATTCATCAAAGAAGGGGTGAATGCAAGCTTCCAACTGCACCCATAATATAGCAAACATCAAATAACTTTATAATTGTACATCCAAGGCGAGAATATAATACAAGTACAAAAAGTGGGGAGATTAAACTTACAGCAGTGCATCTCAAATTAGGAGAGTACTGAAAGAACCTACAGACAAGATCCACTGCTTCTGGGGGTAAACGTTTCTGAAAGACCTGTCAAATCAGGATAATGTTGTAGTCAATCCCTCTTGCAAACAAGACCACTTTAAGTGATATAGGCTGGCATCCACACAGATTCTTTTGTATTTTCTCAAACTGAGTAGCCTAGAACCCATGGCACTAATGGGACTAATTTATAATAGTATCAATTTAACCCAGCCATTAATGCATATCCCTGATTTTGGAAAATGTAGCCTAGAACCACTTTGACTGTTAACAAAGCATCATGCAGCTCTCCTAGCATAGACAGCGAACTAGGACATGTCATCAATATTTACCTACACTAAGCTAGCATTAATCTCATATGGTCCTTGAGATTTTTCAACACTGATCCCATCCTATGTCGGGTCAACAATCAGACAAAGCAGACATAAAAAACTCAAAAAGAAATAAGCTGATTAGTTGATTCATACTCAAATCTATCTAATGCCATAATAACTCAGGACTAGGACCATATCAATTTATATCATGCTGCAGCATGCATAATTGAAGGCTAGGACGTGGCACACATGCACGTGGATCAAATAAAGAGAAAATGTGGTAGTGAGATAAAAGTATGGAAAACTAAGTGCTGTAGGTGTAAAGTTCAGAAAGACAAGTCAGCTTAAAATGATATTTTACTtatttctttattattattttttaaaattggGGGAAGgaaaatattattaatttatgGGGACAGGTAAGGCCATACAGTCCCTACTAGAGATTGAACTCTGTCCCTTTGGGCTACAATGCTAAGCAGTCATCGCTGTGCTAACACTTACTGgataaaataaatataaaattacAATCCTCACGGAGAAGACAAGTACACAACTTATCGATACTAGCTTCATTTTTATTACACAAAACGAAGAATAGTAGGAAGGAAAGctacttttattttattttcatgaaaAAAGAGATATGGAGGAATACAACTCTAGAACGGATTATGCTTCGCGTTTATGCGAAACAACATCGTTATCTTTTTACCATGAACCAATAATCAAGATACTAAATGTTACTAAGACGGAATTCACAGCAAGAACGAAAACAGGAAAATGCCATCAAATGAACAATGTTAGCATAAGTGTAATTGGAGAAAGATATATAGTAAAATATTTGCCAACAAAGAATCAAGATACATATAGAACAAGTGTAACTGGCACATGCTCAATCTATATTAGAATCTAGCTTGCCAACAAAGAATATGTATAAGAAAATAAACCTAAATCCTGAGTTACTAATTACCACAAGCATTTAAGAGTAAACATCAGAATGCAAGCAAAGCACAAGAGAGTAAACCTTGTGCCATGGATGAGGTTTTATCTGCGGAAACTTGAATTCAGTATAATTTGGGTTCATGCACTTTATCTCTTCCCTTGTAGGAGTTCCCAAAACCTGAAATGATTAAAAAATGGAATTGTAATTTTGTGATTTCTTTGGGGAAAAGTGAATTACAAAATTGATAGCATCATTAATGGTTCACATATTCATTAAATATGAAAGAATTACATAATTCTTGCATGCCAAATCAATGACTAATTGAAAAACATTGATGGTAAATCCTCACCTTGATGATTTCAACCAGCTGATCAACTCCACTCTCTCCAGGAAACAAGGGCTGCAAATTAAGCTGAATTTCAGGAAAACAAGAAAGACAACAGAAAACAAGGAAATGAGAAGGAAAAAAGTGTCAAATCACCTGTCCAAGAAGTAATTCAGCCATTACACAGCCAGTTGACCATATATCTATGGCAGTTGTATATTCAGTGGCACCAAATATAAGTTCTGGGGCACGATAGTATCTTGAACAAATATATGAAACATTAGGTTCTCCTTTCACCTGATGAATTAGAACAAGAATGAAACTTGAGGGGTAGAAAAGTAACTTCCATCAATCATCCATTCAATTGGCTTTATATCTTACCAACACTTTTGCACTCCCAAAATCACATAGTTTAAGCTGATGAGTGTGTGGGTTCACCTGCCAAGAGAACAAGCATTTGAGAACAACCAATAGTAACTTACTAAATGGTGCAGACATAAGTATACTGGTATACATTATATCATCTTCCAGTTGGATTAAGCAAATTCGATATGATTGCCAGAAGACACAGAGAAGGAACATATATGCCCCTTAAAAGGTCTATTAAAACTGAATCCTTTAGTACAATGTTTGGCCATATTATTATCATCTGGCCATATTATTATCATCTAGCCATGATTTTCTACTGTCGCAGAGAAAGCCAAAGAGAGCAGTATTTAACTATTTAAGAAATCCTGTATTTTCCTCTGCGTGTCAGATTTCTTATATGGTGTCCATATGGCTTATACAGTCAATTCTATGGAGACAAACATGGAAGAAACAAAATTAACAAGGCACCACACAGACCCGGGTTTGTTTTGCAAGCAAATTTTCAATAAATATATACAGTAGATAAATACTAAGAATGGCAGTGTTTTGTATTTCCCTAATTAGAGTATAGATTCTAAAACCTTCACATATCATTCACAATAGAGGAGAACAGACTCCGGCAGAGAAAGTGagataataaaaaaaaagtgACAATTTGGATTATCTACGCTCCATAATTTCAACCAGAAATAGTGACACGAGATACCAGCACACGCATAAAGCTGTGTGACCATATATACTCTTAGTAATATAAAGCCGTATTAGTACAGCTTGTCTCTCCATCTAATAGTTCAAGCTTTTAGAAAGTAGGTCCTCAACATGCTAAACCAGCTTCTTTGAAAAAGATTAGAAAGATAAACTACAATTGGCTGTATAAGCTTTCAGAGAAAAATTTAAGACATCACCGACTGATCAAATTAAACTACAATTGAAAATCTTCAAAAGAGTAAGTTACATTTACTTGAAATGAATGAAAATCTTCAAAAGCAGGCAAGTActtcaccaaaatgaaaaatgaaaatcAAACCAAACAAGCTGTAAAAACAATCTTCCAATAATTATTTATGATCATCTATGTAATGCTTCCTTCCTGTGTGGATTTATATTGATGCGGGAGCGTTGAAATGTTTCAACTTCCAAATTAGCATATGAAAAAACAAGGTCATAATAAACAAGCCCATCGTGAGGCATTTAGTAAACTTAATAAGTCCCGTGTAACATAAAACTTAGTTATTCAGATAAGGTCTTACAAGTAGGTTCTGAGGTTTGATGTCACGATGACAGATTCCAATGCAATTATGTATGTAAGCAAGGGCTCTGCATATCTGCAGCCAAAATTAGAGAAAAGAACAAAGAAATTTGTCAACAGACGTAAAAACTACTAGGGATTTGAAATGTATAAACTGCATACTTCTTTTATTTCCTTCCCTTCTTAAAAGTCTACTACCCATTTACAAAAAGTGTTATCCATTATGATTATTTTAAACTTTTATGATTCTTTGAAAAAGAATTCCACATGTGAAACCCGAACTCAAATTATTCAGATTAGATAAATCTAAAATTAAAAAGTAATCTATGACCGAGACAAAAAAAACAAGGCAGAAATTTAAAAAACTAGGTTTTCATGGGCTGATCATATATTACTTTTATTAATCTTACTACGTGCAGAGTGTCGTTTTTAAATAATAATTCATCAAATATTTTGGGAGACTGTGACTTGTTATGGTATAATGCATTTCCAGCTTTCTGTTCCCAAACTTAACTAACGAGAAAGCAACTAGATACCTGGTACGTATAAAGTTTCACGTATATTAAAGGCATTCGCTGGTTAATCCTGCTATAGTTCCTCGCAATACGATTCACAGTTTCAGGAACGTATTCTAGTACAAGATTCAGGTAAAGCTCTTCTTTGTCGGTCGTCGAAAAGAAACAATGCCTCAGTGCGACAATATTTGGATGGTCCAGCATTTGCATAATCTGTAACTCTCTATTCTTGTAACGCTTGTCCTGGAGAACCTTCTTGATGGCAACAATCTCTCCTGTTTCTCTACATTTTGCCTGACAACAACATTAACTATTTGAATGAAAAAGATGTTTGCATGTGATATAATAACAGTATGACATTTGCAAAAGATATCAAAAGCAAATTAAGTAGTTCTACTGCCTCACCTGAAAAACAGTGCCAAAAGAGCCCGTCCCAACTACGTGTTCCGCAATATAACTAACATTCTGTCAGCTCCAACAAGAAAAATTGTCACATAATTTCTTAGTTCTCAATGGCTCAAATATGATACAATACAACACCATAACCACAAGAGTTTGCCAATAGCAAATGGCCCAGGAAAATTACTGACCTGCTTAGATTGACCATTTCGTCCACCAATGCTGGTTCGTATTACATGTCCTGTTTCAGCACCCACGCCATCAATGATATCAGGCTCACTCTCCTGCAGAGTATAAAACAGTGGCAACTGAATTGACTtgaaaaataaacaaacaaaccatCAAATTGCAGAAAATAGACAGTAAATTTACACAGTTTTATTAATCCACTCCTCCTCCGTCCCACAATAAGTAACACATTTTTCAAAATTAAGCGACCCTTTCGtttttaaatataatattaattatttgtttcaaattGTGTCATATACTACTTTTAATATCTTTTAGTATAGTAATCAATACTTTTCATATCTTTCTCTAGTTCATTTAATTATTCAGAATTTTCACATAGTAATTTATTTAGGGTATGAATGGGCAAGAAGAGTTGCCTCGGATTCATAGAAATTAACGAAGTTGATAAATGTCCAGCCAGAATAGGAAATTATCCATTATGGAAATTACAATAACTGTTAAACAAATTTTTATTTACAGGAACTGTTAAATTGAGTGAAGTTTGCAACTTACCCTGccatcatcatcgtcatcatgGTCATGCTCAACTTTATCTCTGAGCCTCATCTCAAGCATCTCTCTCCCAAGCCAATCAACAGAACTTGAAGAACCTCTTAAAGCAGACCTAGAACTACCAACACCACCATTTCCATTTCCACTTCCAAGGCTAGCAGAAGCCATATCACAAACACTATCTATGCACCTTTTTCCTCCCAATTTTCCTTCAACCACCACTCACCCAGTGTTGTGTTTCGAAATTCAACCGAAAACACTTGAATACTAGTAAATTAGCTActaaataaagcaaaacaagaATTAGATTTGATCAGATCTAGTAGTTCGTTAGAATTATGAAAAAAGTAAAGATGAGAATGAAAATGAAAATCACCTGCAAGTGGAAGTTGAAGGAATTGGGATGATGAGAATGGGAGGAACGGAGTTGCATTTCAATTTGAGTTTGTGATTCCGACGATCGATCGGAGATCGGAGTTGGGAGACAGTGAAGTGAAGATGATCGGAAATTCAATCTACTTTACTCTCTTTCTCTCTCGATCTTGCAATTTTCCCTCTTACTACTATTTATTCTACTCTTTTTTCATACATGTAATTTATTCTACTTTTTTCTCTacatgattttattttttaaataattataaattataaatagatactataaataaataaaataaaccTTTTCTTTTAGTTTTGAGAGGCTTATTTAGTTCTATACTCCATTAGTTTAATTTCATACTTCACTTTATTCTTTTATTTAATAAGCCTTATAATTTAATTCCTTAAAGATGGGTTTATTAGtcaatttaattatttttgttaaATTGGTTGAAAAAACATCATCTCATCTGATGTGACATGACAACAAGATTTTCCTTTCATTAGCGACTCATCTTCGTTAATGTTGTAAGCTTCATATTTCTTCATTTTAATATTGTCACTCGTTTTCTATCTTGGACTACTATTCATCTTCTTCCTTTATcctttttcttttaaatttttcCAAGAATCCTCTTCCTCCAAACCACCATCTTCATAATTTATGCTAAGATGTCAATGAATTTCAGCACCTATTCAAAATCAAACAACCAAAGTTGTAGGTCATTTAGATTTGTGGTCATAAGAAACAAGAGGAGGGATTGTTGGTGTCAATAAGAGTGTATTATTTGAACTATTACAAATTTGAACAGTGTGAATGTTGGGATTGTAGGAATTACATAAATCAAATAGATAAGGGATGCAATTTTTTCAAGTGGATAGACAGTAAAGTTGTTGATGGAAGGGATTTGAAGATTGAAAGGCAAAGAAAGAAAATATTCAAGTTGAAGAATGAGGTTTTGAGCACAAGAGGAATGTTAAAAATTGCAATGGTGTTTGACATTATTAGTTTAGgatttaatttaatattttaaacCATATATTTCAAATAAGAGTGTGCTCAAAATAATATGTAATTTGATGTTATGAAACTATGTAATTTCAGTGTTGGTTAAATGAAATGTGGTTTATAATATTGTAGTAACTCTGTTTTATCATTTCTCTTATAAGAAATGTGTTATGTATTATAAAATAGGGTCTTTAAATATTGCAGAAAAATGACTAAAATGTGGTATGTAATATTAAATAAGGGCCTTAAGTGAAACAATTTAATACATAAGTGACTTTGTTGAAATCTAGATGATTAGGTTTGATGCTCTAACCAAACTGTAAAAACATTATCCTTGTTGCATGCCATTTATCAGAACCAGAATGGTGTTCGTCTTAAAGCAAACACAATCAAAAGTCAAATTAACGAAAGAACAAAATGTTGTTTGCATTATTATAATCATAATTAAGATCCTTGTTACATATGTGTTCATTTACACTAATATAAAAGACCAAATTTTATGTTCATTGAGAATAATATAAGAAACCAAATTTAGTGTCCATTGACACTAATACAAAAAGTCTAAGTTACACAAACAATTTGTATTCATTGAGCCTAGTAAAAAAACATAGCAGACAAGTAGATCACATTGCAGTTGCTTCAGGCTGGGTTGCCTGACTTTGTGCAAGTTAACTTGCTTCACGCTAAGTTGTCTAACTTGGTCCAGTCTGACTTGGTTCAAGCTGACTTAGTCCAGACTGACTTGGTCCAAGATGACTTGGTTTAGCCTGAGTTGTCTGACTTGGTTCATGCAACTTGCAAGTAGCTTTGTTATGCTCGATCACGTGGCACGTGTTTCACTTGATTCCAAAGTTAGACCACTTTAGTTATGTATCATCTCTTATATTCTCTGATGCATCCTTAGTCCTCTTCTTCTTTAGCCTTCCTGATTGTCTTTTGATTGGTGGTAGTTGTAAATCAACATACTGTGAATGCAACTTTTCGTTAAATGTATTTTGTATGATGacaaaactaggatactttagcgtttatgtatattggacggtatctctatgagtcttaatgtgcatcttagcattagaaagcataaaatattttgaaatgaTTTAGAAAATGTTTCATGCATTAAAAACATGTTTTTATGGGAAAAATAGTCCATGTGTCGACAAATACGTgttataggtcgacacatagaagaaacTTTTTCCTATATGTTAATACATACTAGTTACATGTCGATACATGTAAGTCATTTTTAAAGTCTATGGCTTCTGTTTGATGTTAACACATACGAGTTACAGGTTGACACATGTAAGTTATTTTTAAAGTATGTGGCTCCAATCGCAAACATGACCCCTCTTGTTTTACTCAGGCCTTCCTTGCTTCCTACACTGATCAGGACTCTGAATCTTTAGACACCTGGGCAACTTTCCTTACTCCATGACTATTGGTGGATCATGTAGATGATCATAAGGCACATATCAAGATTCTCGGGTATCAGCCAAACTTAGTAGCCTGACAGTTTTGATTGAGTCAGCTGCTTCTCAGATCTCTGTATGGTCGAAAGAATGACTTGTGTCTTTGCACCATTCCTCATACTAAGAGAAAATGTGTTGAATGCTTGTCTTGACAATCTAATGATGTCACAAAGCTTTCGCTTTTTTCATTTCACCTTTCTTACTACTGCACCCTAGATTTTGACACTTGGTAGAAAAGCTACTACAACCAATAATTTCTCAACGTTTCAGCTTTGACGAAACATCTGACTACTACTTTTACTTTCGTGCAAGCCAAGTTTAAGAAAGGTAGTGATACTCGCATAAAGGAGATCCAGGCTTTCCAACGTTACTTTGAAATTGTGTATAGGCCTGATGATCTTAGGTGAACCATCCACGACACAATGGTTCCTTTGAAACACAAATTCATGGCAAAACTCCCTGATCTTGACATTCCTTCGTATGTTAAGAGTGAAAACATATATGAGTTTGCTTTTAATTTTTATCCACCCAAGTTCCCTCGTTTGCCAAGTGTTGAGATAAATTTTGCATTTCGACCTCCTTTTCCAAGGTGTTTTTTTTGTGGGTCAGACCTTGAGGTGTTAAAGAACGAAATTTTAAAACATGCTCAAAGGATGGTACCGTCAAAGCATAACCTACACAGTTTCCAAGGCCACCTTCATGTCGACATCAAGCATGTCAAAGTTCTTACCCCAATACATGAAGGTGGGCAAAGCCAAGAATTCTTCGATTAACTTGTTCCCTTTTTACTTCACATTGAATAACGAATCATACTACTTGTCTCATTTTTTATAGTTGTTGAGCGTAA from Lathyrus oleraceus cultivar Zhongwan6 chromosome 1, CAAS_Psat_ZW6_1.0, whole genome shotgun sequence includes:
- the LOC127086067 gene encoding shaggy-related protein kinase kappa, with the protein product MASASLGSGNGNGGVGSSRSALRGSSSSVDWLGREMLEMRLRDKVEHDHDDDDDGRESEPDIIDGVGAETGHVIRTSIGGRNGQSKQNVSYIAEHVVGTGSFGTVFQAKCRETGEIVAIKKVLQDKRYKNRELQIMQMLDHPNIVALRHCFFSTTDKEELYLNLVLEYVPETVNRIARNYSRINQRMPLIYVKLYTYQICRALAYIHNCIGICHRDIKPQNLLVNPHTHQLKLCDFGSAKVLVKGEPNVSYICSRYYRAPELIFGATEYTTAIDIWSTGCVMAELLLGQPLFPGESGVDQLVEIIKVLGTPTREEIKCMNPNYTEFKFPQIKPHPWHKVFQKRLPPEAVDLVCRFFQYSPNLRCTALEACIHPFFDELRDPSTRLPNGRPLPPLFNFKPQELSGIPPDVINRLIPEHARKQNLFMALHT